A DNA window from Portunus trituberculatus isolate SZX2019 chromosome 47, ASM1759143v1, whole genome shotgun sequence contains the following coding sequences:
- the LOC123520826 gene encoding paired box protein Pax-2a-like, translating to MLIPNISGQPTAFTVPSSSSSITREPPAMTALPPALPYYAPGSRDMYSPARPLVLQPQTGVAPAGTAPMEGLRYPPPNAAAAAAAARHYDLAQHVLSQHTAAMAKLLGTIRPPGMIGGSKPKVATPQVVNKIEQYKRENPTIFAWEIREKLISESVCTNSTAPSVSSINRILRNRAAERAAADFARAAGYGLYNPYAAAGGMAWSNPAAAAAAAAAAASSPIWGGAGVPHAALPAAYTSSAAAHAALGLHRVHAEKLSLPMAGQTHHEHRPEDVDCNKPRGESSASDCGDDRPPTASSAPPTPASPTSASPSTTTNKSKISFSVESRLLSSPPPTSVHQGHSETSPAHPTSTNPSHAATAHEAGSLVALAVPGWRYPRYHPYNLTR from the exons ATGCTCATCCCCAACATCAGCGGCCAGCCTACAGCCTTCACCGTgccttcgtcgtcttcctcgaTCACCAGGGAGCCCCCCGCCATGACAGCACTGCCTCCTGCACTCCCGTACTACGCACCAG GGAGCCGCGACATGTACAGCCCCGCCCGGCCTCTGGTGCTGCAGCCACAGACCGGGGTGGCTCCCGCCGGGACAGCTCCCATGGAGGGTCTGCGGTATCCTCCACCTAATGCAGCCGCAGCGGCTGCGGCGGCGCGACACTACGACTTGGCGCAGCATGTCCTGTCCCAGCACACCGCCGCCATGGCCAAGCTGCTCG GAACCATCCGGCCACCGGGAATGATTGGGGGTTCCAAACCTAAGGTGGCCACACCACAGGTGGTGAACAAGATCGAGCAGTACAAGCGGGAGAACCCAACCATCTTCGCCTGGGAGATTCGCGAAAAACTCATCTCAGAGAGCGTTTGTACGAACTCTACGGCACCTTCAGTCTCCTCGATCAACAGGATCCTCAG gAATCGCGCTGCGGAAAGGGCGGCCGCTGATTTTGCCCGTGCAGCGGGATATGGTCTCTACAACCCTTACGCCGCAGCAGGGGGCATGGCGTGGTCAAatcctgctgcagctgctgctgccgccgctgctgctgcgtcATCCCCCATCTGGGGTGGAGCAGGTGTACCACACGCTGCTCTTCCTGCTGCCTACACCTCTTCGGCTGCCGCACACGCCGCCCTGGGCCTTCACCGAGTGCATGCCGAGAAACTGAGTCTGCCGATGGCGGGCCAGACGCACCATGAACATAGACCAG AAGACGTAGACTGTAATAAACCTCGGGGCGAGAGTTCAGCCAGTGACTGTGGGGACGACAGGCCACCTACAGCTTCATCCGCACCGCCCACTCCCGCTTCACCCACCTCGGCGTCCCCATCCACTACGACCAACAAGAGTAAAATAAGTTTTAGTGTCGAGTCTCGTCTGCTGTCTTCACCGCCACCCACCTCCGTCCATCAGGGTCACTCAGAGACCAGCCCGGCACACCCCACGTCCACAAACCCTTCCCACGCAGCCACCGCCCACGAAGCTGGATCCCTGGTGGCGTTGGCAGTGCCGGGCTGGCGCTACCCTCGCTATCATCCGTATAACCTCACCCGGTAG